A stretch of Cicer arietinum cultivar CDC Frontier isolate Library 1 chromosome 5, Cicar.CDCFrontier_v2.0, whole genome shotgun sequence DNA encodes these proteins:
- the LOC140920333 gene encoding disease resistance protein RPS5-like — translation MVSCLAELGKTYVEKLINRVTAELRFVFCFTCIAKEFEEIKPELEAERKTMEQRVQVAVSEGKVIRANVLHWIKKVDKLIQGNTKTKQTCFFGFCPDCIGRYKRGKELVNMTEEIKSSIEKGEIFEIIDLPQSLPGCGYYSLDYYIQFKGRESKYKELLDVLKDDNNYMTGLQGMGGTGKTTLAIKVGKELEESKQFDHVIDTTVSFTLDIKKIQDDIAGPLGLKLKDCNNSDRPKILRSRLTNGEKILLILDDVWDQDTPLDFDRIGIPKQDNHNGCRVLITTRSKRILDTMNCDKKIELEILSDEDAWIMFKKYAGINDSFSNSLTSKGQKIARECKGLPVAIAVIARSLKGQQHRKHEWDATLKSLKKHVSMPNVDDDVVGIYKCLKFSYDYMKNKKAKELLLLSSVFPEDEIISVEILTRLGIGMGLFGEDYRSYNDTRNEVVVAKNKLIDSCLLLDVIDTENKENVKMHDLVHDAAQWIANKEIWDVNLSIKDQKLLVQKEINIKYLFCKGKGMDLFSCKFECSKLETLIFDIDSEGQECMEVPNSFFENIFKLRVLYFKSTDKVHSLSLPQSIQSLTNIRSLLVEGVDLGDISILGKLPSLETLDLDFCAINELPFEITKLGKFKLLNLDNCVIRRNNPFEVIEKCSSLEELYFKKSFNNFCQEITIPELQKYHIHKGWSRTKYSQSKYVNFCASDASFFSEKTLNYFMRTTEFLQLLEIERGWRNLMPEIVPIDLGMNDLVELHLISISQLQCLIKTIGSQVPNVLSKLVVLRLDMMENLEELFNGSLSFDSLKNLERLSMMECKKFQRFFNCKLNLSNLKTLILEQCPMLVSLFQLMSQNLVQLEKLEITDCEELKNIIDVKREEESREEIDDGDNDNKRHGSIFPKLKVLDIERCHRLESIIPFLSSQDFPVLEAISIKRCDGLKYIFSQYQHVELKSLKQMELFQLPSFIDIFPKCYDSMSLLVNESCSTSRDGFKAQIQLDPIKCNIFSWTYICCRGDKFGSSSTTRIPLVSEDQPQEYSITSVSNSHNLH, via the exons ATGGTGAGTTGCTTGGCTGAATTGGGGAAGACATATGtggaaaaattgataaataggGTAACAGCAGAATTACGTTTTGTATTTTGCTTCACATGCATTGCTAAGGAATTCGAAGAAATAAAACCTGAGTTGGAAGCTGAAAGAAAAACTATGGAGCAACGTGTTCAAGTAGCAGTAAGTGAAGGTAAAGTCATTCGGGCTAATGTTCTTCATTGGATAAAGAAAGTTGATAAGCTGATTCAAGGGAAcaccaaaacaaaacaaacatgtttttttggattttgtCCTGATTGCATAGGGCGATATAAAAGGGGAAAGGAGTTGGTAAATATGACAGAGGAGATTAAATCGTCAATAGAAAAGggagaaatatttgaaattattgatCTCCCTCAATCTCTTCCAGGTTGTGGTTATTATTCATTGGACTATTACATTCAATTTAAAGGCagagagtcaaaatacaaagaaCTATTGGATGTACTAAAAGATGACAACAACTATATGACCGGATTGCAAGGGATGGGGGGCACCGGAAAAACTACATTGGCCATAAAAGTGGGTAAAGAATTAGAGGAATCTAAACAATTCGATCATGTCATTGATACAACAGTATCATTTACTCTTGATATAAAAAAGATTCAAGATGATATTGCTGGACCTCTAGGATTGAAACTCAAAGACTGTAATAACTCAGACCGACCCAAAATACTAAGGAGCAGATTAACAAATGGTGAGAAAATTCTTCTTATTCTGGATGATGTGTGGGATCAAGACACCCCTCTTGATTTTGATAGAATAGGAATTCCAAAACAAGACAATCACAATGGTTGCAGAGTTCTTATAACCACACGTAGTAAACGAATACTCGATACAATGAATTGTGATAAGAAAATTGAATTGGAGATCTTATCCGatgaagatgcatggatcaTGTTCAAAAAGTATGCCGGTATAAACGATAGTTTTTCAAATAGCTTGACCAGTAAGGGACAAAAAATTGCTCGCGAATGCAAAGGATTACCGGTTGCAATTGCAGTAATTGCCAGAAGTTTAAAGGGCCAACAACATCGCAAGCATGAGTGGGATGCGACCTTGAAATCCTTGAAGAAGCATGTGTCCATGCCTAATGTTGATGACGATGTGGTTGGAATTTATAAATGTTTGAAGTTTAGCTATGATTATATGAAGAATAAAAAAGCCAAGGAATTGCTCCTCTTATCTTCTGTATTCCCAGAAGATGAAATAATTTCTGTTGAAATTCTAACTAGACTTGGCATTGGAATGGGCCTTTTTGGGGAGGATTATCGCAGCTACAATGATACCCGAAACGAAGTAGTTGTTGCCAAAAATAAACTCATAGATTCTTGTTTGTTGTTGGATGTCATTGATaccgaaaacaaagaaaatgtaaaaatgCATGATTTAGTTCATGATGCGGCTCAATGGATAGCGAACAAAGAGATTTGGGAtgtaaatttatctataaaagaTCAAAAGTTATTGgttcaaaaagaaataaatatcaaatatttattttgtaaaggGAAGGGCATGGATTTGTTTTCTTGTAAATTTGAGTGCTCCAAACTTGAGACTCTAATTTTTGACATAGACAGTGAAGGCCAGGAATGTATGGAAGTCCCAAATTCtttctttgaaaatattttcaagCTTCGAGTTTTATACTTTAAAAGTACTGACAAAGTGCACTCTCTATCATTACCACAATCAATTCAGTCATTGACGAATATTCGATCTTTGTTGGTTGAAGGAGTGGATTTAGGTGACATCTCTATTTTGGGAAAGCTGCCAAGTCTTGAGACTCTTGATTTGGATTTCTGTGCAATCAATGAATTGCCATTTGAAATTACAAAATTGGGGAAATTTAAATTGTTGAACTTGGATAATTGCGTAATTCGAAGGAATAATCCATTTGAAGTCATTGAAAAATGCTCATCACTGGAAGAGTTGTATTTCAAAAAGAGTTTTAACAATTTTTGTCAAGAAATAACCATACCCGAGTTGCAAAAGTATCATATTCATAAGGGCTGGAGTAGAACGAAATATTCACAATCAAAATATGTGAACTTTTGTGCTAGTGATGCAtcttttttttcagaaaaaacaCTCAATTATTTCATGCGAACAACAGAGTTTCTTCAACTATTAGAAATTGAGAGGGGATGGAGAAATCTCATGCCTGAGATTGTTCCTATAGATCTAGGTATGAATGATCTTGTTGAGCTTCATTTGATTTCTATTTCACAGTTACAGTGTCTCATTAAAACTATTGGTTCTCAAGTACCAAATGTATTGTCTAAATTGGTTGTACTAAGATTAGATATGATGGAAAATTTGGAAGAACTATTCAATGGTTCCTTATCCTTTGACTCTTTGAAGAATTTAGAGAGGCTATCAATGATGGAgtgtaaaaaatttcaaagattTTTTAATTGCAAGCTAAATCTCAGCAATTTGAAGACCTTGATACTAGAGCAATGTCCAATGTTGGTTTCCCTATTTCAATTGATGTCTCAGAATCTGGTGCAACTAGAGAAATTGGAAATAACTGATTGTGAGGAACTGAAAAACATAATAGATGTAAAAAGAGAGGAGGAATCAAGAGAAGAAATAGACGATGGTGATAATGATAACAAGAGGCATGGCTCGatttttccaaaactaaaagtTCTTGATATTGAGAGATGTCACCGATTAGAATCGATAATTCCCTTCCTCTCTTCTCAAGATTTTCCAGTACTAGAAGCTATCTCAATCAAAAGATGTGATGGGTTGAAATACATATTTAGCCAATACCAACATGTTGAACTTAAGTCACTAAAACAAATGGAGCTCTTTCAATTACCAAGTTTCATAGATATTTTTCCGAAATGCTATGATTCCATGTCTTTGCTTGTGAATGAGTCATGTTCCACTTCCAGAGATGGTTTCAAGGCACAAATACAATTGGACCCTATCAAATGCAATATCTTCTCTTGGACTTATatatgttgtcgtggtgataAATTTGGGAGTTCGTCAACAACTAGAATTCCATTGGTTTCTGAGGATCAACCACAGGAGTACTCAATCACATCG GTATCAAATTCACACAATCTTCAT